CGCGACGTACATGCTGGTCGTCCCGATGTTGCCAATCGTGATCCTCTCGTTCGGCCTGATGCTGTTCGCACAGGGGACCGACCGACTGTTCAATCCACGCGTCCGCACGCGACACGAAGGGAAAACTGATCCAGATGACAGCGAGGAACCAGACCCAATGACGACGGTGGCACAATGAGCATGCACGAACAGGACTCCACAACTGATCGCGAACTGTACCAGACGGCCGATCCAATCGTCGAAATCAGAGACGCCGAAGTCGTCTTCGATATGGAGCGTGGCGTCTCGCGAGTCCTCGATAACGCCAATCTTGATCTCGAGCGAAACGAGATTCTCGGTGTCGTCGGCGAGAGCGGCAGCGGGAAATCGATGCTCGCCTCTGCGTTGCTCGATGCCGTCGTCGATCCGGGGATTCTCTCGGGCGAGATTACGTATCATCCCGAGGGCCGCGAGCCGATCAACGTCCTCGAACTCGACGATCAAGAGCTGAAACAACTGCGCTGGGAGGACATCTCGATGGTGTTCCAGGGCGCGATGAGTTCGTTCAACCCGACGATGTCCGTTGGTGCCCACTTCGAGGAAACGCTGAGTGCACACCACTACGACATCGACGAGGGGATGGCCCGTGCACACCAACTCCTCTCAGATCTGTACCTCGAGCCAGAGCGCGTCCTCGAGTCGTATCCCCACGAACTCTCAGGCGGGATGAAACAGCGGGCGTTGATCGCACTCTCGGTGATTCTCGAGCCGGACGTCCTCGTGATGGACGAGCCGACGGCGGCGCTCGACCTGTTGATGCAACGGTCGATTCTCTCCCTGCTCGAGGGGTTAAAAGAGAAGTACGATCTGACGCTGTTGTTCATCACGCACGATCTGCCGCTGGTTGCGGAACTCGCCGACCGGATGGCAGTCATGTACGCCTTCGAGATGGTCGAAATCGGTGCGACCGACGAGATTCTTGGGAACGCAGCACATCCCTACACGCGGGCACTGTTGAACTCGACGCCGAATCTCGACGCACCACTCTCGGAGATGCAGGCCATCGAGGGCTCGGCACCGGACCCTGTCAACGTGCCCGAGGGCTGTTCGTACCATCCGCGCTGTCCGCTTGCGGATGAGGAGTGTGAGTCGTCCGACCCGGACTATCAGGCGGTTTCCGACCAGCACAACGTCGCCTGCTATCACTGGGACCAGGCAGCCGCGGAAATCCCGTTCAATATCGAGGGCGATAGCGGGACGAACACGACGATGCACAGCGATACGACCGAGAGCGGCCGTGATGACCAACCACACCCCGATACCGCTGAACCAGCAGGTGATGAGCGATGACAAACGAGACACTCGTCTCACTCGAGAACGTCGAAGTGCACTTCGAAGAAGAGAAAGGACTGTTCGATTTCGGCGATCCAGACGTTGTTCGCGCCGTTGATGGCGTCTCGCTCGATATCGAAGAAAACGATGTGGTCGCATTGGTCGGCGAATCTGGCTGTGGCAAGACCACGCTCGGCAAGACCTCGATTGGGCTGCAGCGCCCGACTGGCGGCAGCGTCCGCTATCGCGGCCAGGACATCTGGGATGCCAAAGACGGCCGCGGCGAT
The Natronolimnobius baerhuensis DNA segment above includes these coding regions:
- a CDS encoding ABC transporter ATP-binding protein — protein: MSMHEQDSTTDRELYQTADPIVEIRDAEVVFDMERGVSRVLDNANLDLERNEILGVVGESGSGKSMLASALLDAVVDPGILSGEITYHPEGREPINVLELDDQELKQLRWEDISMVFQGAMSSFNPTMSVGAHFEETLSAHHYDIDEGMARAHQLLSDLYLEPERVLESYPHELSGGMKQRALIALSVILEPDVLVMDEPTAALDLLMQRSILSLLEGLKEKYDLTLLFITHDLPLVAELADRMAVMYAFEMVEIGATDEILGNAAHPYTRALLNSTPNLDAPLSEMQAIEGSAPDPVNVPEGCSYHPRCPLADEECESSDPDYQAVSDQHNVACYHWDQAAAEIPFNIEGDSGTNTTMHSDTTESGRDDQPHPDTAEPAGDER